A genomic stretch from Archangium lipolyticum includes:
- a CDS encoding acyltransferase family protein, whose amino-acid sequence MELPHSSSFRHYAALDGVRGLAVLAVVLHHVTARVPGGFLGVDVFFVLSGFLITTLLLKEHARDGDVDLRAFYVRRVLRLMPASLCALLLGGLAVASIGPDPGAMPYVYGIAAVLLYASNWVTAFDPDAMGILSHTWSLSIEEQFYLVWPVLLWMLLRSRVSSEALLAGLLAVAGASTAFRLWAQVAQWSESFSYMHTAARLDGLSLGCACAILLDRRPEGALVRGLSHPFSAVLSTVLLAVGALTVRLDAGLGWVLAISLANLAAASLVLFSVRASTPGSLLGRLLSWHPLVVVGQRSYGLYLYHLIILRWMLPPPGVRPPVWQLGAALLVTAVVTEGLFRWVERPILGLRSTVLRLVRAGARGVPEARPE is encoded by the coding sequence ATGGAACTCCCTCACTCGTCAAGCTTCCGGCATTACGCGGCGCTCGATGGCGTCCGGGGGCTCGCCGTGCTCGCCGTGGTCCTCCACCACGTGACGGCCCGGGTGCCCGGCGGCTTCCTGGGTGTGGACGTGTTCTTCGTGCTCAGCGGCTTCCTCATCACCACGCTGCTGCTCAAGGAACACGCGAGGGACGGTGACGTGGATCTCCGCGCCTTCTACGTGCGCCGCGTGCTGCGGTTGATGCCGGCCTCCCTCTGCGCGCTCCTGCTCGGTGGGCTCGCGGTGGCCTCCATCGGGCCCGACCCCGGGGCCATGCCCTACGTCTACGGCATCGCGGCGGTGCTGCTGTACGCCAGCAATTGGGTGACGGCGTTCGACCCGGATGCCATGGGCATCCTCAGTCACACCTGGTCGCTCTCCATCGAGGAGCAGTTCTACCTGGTGTGGCCCGTCCTCCTCTGGATGCTGCTGCGCTCGCGGGTCTCCTCCGAGGCCCTCCTCGCGGGACTGCTCGCCGTCGCGGGCGCGAGCACCGCCTTCCGGCTCTGGGCCCAGGTGGCGCAGTGGAGCGAGTCCTTCTCCTATATGCACACCGCCGCACGGCTGGATGGTCTGAGCCTGGGCTGCGCCTGCGCGATACTGCTCGACAGGCGGCCGGAGGGCGCGCTCGTCCGCGGACTCTCCCATCCGTTCAGCGCGGTGCTCTCCACGGTGCTGCTCGCGGTGGGGGCCCTCACGGTGCGCCTGGACGCGGGCCTGGGTTGGGTGCTCGCCATCTCACTGGCCAACCTCGCGGCGGCCTCGCTGGTGCTGTTCTCGGTCCGCGCCAGCACCCCCGGCTCACTCCTCGGCCGGCTGCTCTCCTGGCACCCGCTCGTGGTGGTGGGACAGCGTTCCTATGGCCTGTATTTGTACCACCTCATCATCTTGCGCTGGATGCTGCCGCCCCCTGGTGTGCGGCCTCCCGTGTGGCAGCTGGGCGCGGCGCTCCTCGTCACCGCCGTGGTGACGGAGGGCCTCTTCCGCTGGGTCGAGCGCCCCATCCTCGGCCTGCGTTCCACCGTCCTGCGCCTCGTGCGTGCCGGAGCGCGGGGGGTGCCCGAAGCACGGCCCGAGTGA